The sequence GCCCAAAACCACGCCCGAGCGCATAGCCTCACGCGTGTTGCGGCCGATGACGTGTGTCGGCGCCGAGGGCTCAACCTGCGGCAGGCGCGCCGCAGCGGCCGAAAGCGAGCGGGCGCCAAGTGCCAGACCCGGCGCGATGACGCCGCCGACAAAGGTTCCGTGCGTATCGATGACCTCGATATTGGTCGTAGTGCCCAGGTCGATCACGATGCACGGAGAGCCGTAAACGGCCCGGGCCGCCACGGCGTCGGCGATGCGGTCGGGGCCGATCTCGGCCGGGTCGTCGTAGTGGACGGGCATGCCGGTCTTAAGTCCCGGCCCCACCGTGAGCACGCGCCCCGTGCAGATGCGGGAAAGCGCCGTCTTCCACGGGCGCTCGAGCGCCGGCACCACGCAGCTCAGCACTGCGGCCGCGGGAACGAGTGCACCCGGCATGCCCGCATCGGCCGCTAGCGCGGCCATGACTTGAGCGAGACGCATGCGCGCCTCGTCTGCTGTGATGCTCGACGGCGTGGTGATCTCGCACGTCGCAAGCGGGCATTCCTGCGCCGCGGCCGAATCCTCGGCAAACAGGCCAAAGCGAATGAACGTGTTGCCCACGTCGACCGTCAATATATATGCGCACCCATTAAGCATCGTCGGCGCTCCTTTCGTCTGCCCAGCAGTATATCGCCTACCTAAACCAGTCATCCCAGGTAGTCATTTTGGGACGGGGCTATTTTAGCTACCCCAATATGTCGGTTGATATTTGCCCCAATCCCAAATAATTCGTCGACTGTCAAAGGGTAGCTAAAATAGCCCATTACAGTTTGAGCCGTCCGAAAGGGCGGCTCTTTTCCGTTGCACGGTTATACGATTGAGCCGTACCGGTGGTCGCTGGCCGACCGCCCCGGACGGCCGTCAGCCCCTGCCCCGTAGAGGGCCCGGGACGTGTTGCCGCCGGGGCGGGAGGGGCCGCGGGGAACGACTGATAGAGATGTGCCGGGCCCGGACCGGGCCACGGCGGGGTAATGTGGGTGTCGCTTCCGCGGCTAACGGCCGGCTCAAGGGAGAGGATACACCATGCCTGCAGCAGAGACGCCCGTGGCCTACCTGGGGATCGACGTCGGGAAGAGCTCGCACAGCGCGTGCGCGCTCGATGCGGGAGGGGGCGTCGCCTTCAGGGCCGAGCTGGCAAACAGGCCCGACGACATCGACCGGCTGCTCGAGCGGGCCGGCTCCGGCGCGCTGGTCGTCGTCGACC is a genomic window of Collinsella aerofaciens containing:
- a CDS encoding type III pantothenate kinase, which translates into the protein MLNGCAYILTVDVGNTFIRFGLFAEDSAAAQECPLATCEITTPSSITADEARMRLAQVMAALAADAGMPGALVPAAAVLSCVVPALERPWKTALSRICTGRVLTVGPGLKTGMPVHYDDPAEIGPDRIADAVAARAVYGSPCIVIDLGTTTNIEVIDTHGTFVGGVIAPGLALGARSLSAAAARLPQVEPSAPTHVIGRNTREAMRSGVVLGEVARIDGMLDMVLAEMRATKAAGEGSVPIVITGDDAEALASLVGHSLTVDDALTLRGLAELYRINQKPRRV